In Bacteroidales bacterium, the following are encoded in one genomic region:
- a CDS encoding glycosyltransferase, whose protein sequence is MNKKAGKILKKSYELPNNVREAIPFPTVQVQTITYQHAPYIRDCIEGVLIQKTNFPFEYLIGEDCSTDGTREIVFEYAKKYPDKIRVITADENVGMMGNIRRCRMASRGKYVALCEGDDYWTDPYKLQKQVDFMEQNPDVVITYHDASRVDNNKNIIEESLLPENRKRDFSKEELKTGIWIMTNTMCFRNVVEQYPENYYKVINGDTFITSLLGNFGRGAYIPDIKPSFYRINDSGIWSMKTDVERKIRALATPLELMKFYDNQNDKEFYEYFRNKSRQAILSLLENKLSKKQKKHIIKKIFFHVSDLGYRNSFYYIKKTITINKCAE, encoded by the coding sequence ATGAACAAAAAGGCCGGGAAGATACTTAAAAAATCATACGAACTGCCAAATAATGTTAGGGAAGCCATACCTTTTCCTACGGTACAGGTGCAAACCATCACATACCAGCATGCTCCATATATACGTGACTGCATTGAGGGTGTGCTGATCCAAAAAACAAACTTCCCTTTTGAATACCTTATTGGCGAAGACTGCAGCACAGACGGAACCCGTGAAATAGTTTTTGAATACGCAAAAAAATACCCTGACAAAATAAGAGTAATAACAGCTGATGAAAATGTTGGGATGATGGGAAATATAAGAAGGTGCAGGATGGCTTCACGGGGCAAATATGTTGCTTTGTGCGAAGGTGATGATTACTGGACCGACCCGTACAAGTTGCAGAAGCAAGTTGATTTTATGGAACAAAATCCCGATGTGGTTATCACATATCATGATGCTTCGAGAGTAGATAATAATAAGAATATAATTGAAGAATCTTTGCTGCCTGAAAACCGGAAAAGGGACTTCAGCAAAGAAGAGCTTAAAACGGGAATATGGATTATGACAAATACCATGTGTTTCCGAAATGTCGTAGAACAGTATCCAGAGAATTATTATAAAGTAATTAACGGCGATACTTTTATAACTTCTTTGCTGGGTAATTTTGGAAGGGGAGCATACATCCCGGATATTAAACCCAGTTTTTACAGAATCAACGACTCTGGAATATGGTCCATGAAAACTGATGTCGAACGGAAAATCAGAGCGCTGGCAACCCCATTGGAACTTATGAAATTCTATGACAATCAGAATGATAAGGAGTTTTATGAATACTTCAGGAACAAGTCCCGTCAAGCCATATTATCTTTACTGGAAAATAAGCTATCCAAAAAACAAAAAAAGCATATTATAAAAAAGATATTTTTCCATGTGAGTGATTTGGGATACAGAAATTCATTCTATTATATAAAAAAAACAATAACAATAAATAAATGTGCGGAATAG
- a CDS encoding glycosyltransferase family 61 protein, producing MKTYQNIQIPYPENISAEEKRLFEPYVRAKVRIPRIKNLKNVFVTHQGLVLKNGLLVGGCAFNLRGNLDNTFYYQFWKDTLEKYLVCRWGKSLPSVHLKGPQQYLLIHSKWFNYAFWINAFLPRLLMAEQSGYLKNTKLIVPENWKNIPYVWDSLKAFDVDFEVIPSDHHIFVDRLIMPETRQWTASFYPPLIKDISARLIQEAQTRIRNKTFPKKIYLTRAKRKIRTVENEEELICGLGKYGFEPVIFEDLSIWEQIAMMNNADFFISIHGAGFSNIMFMKNNASVIELINKKYASLEYTFPFWKLSDAVMLKYYPFFCEPVLNESQLLSIGSSTKQNNDEKKFLVNSNVKVDIEKILTLLKNLL from the coding sequence ATGAAAACATACCAAAATATTCAAATTCCTTATCCTGAAAATATTTCTGCAGAAGAAAAGCGTTTGTTCGAACCTTATGTTAGAGCAAAAGTTCGTATTCCCAGAATTAAAAATTTAAAGAACGTTTTTGTGACACATCAAGGACTGGTTTTAAAAAACGGGCTGCTGGTTGGCGGTTGTGCTTTTAATTTAAGAGGGAATTTGGACAATACTTTTTATTATCAATTTTGGAAAGACACCCTTGAAAAATACCTCGTTTGCCGCTGGGGAAAAAGTTTACCGTCAGTTCATCTGAAAGGGCCACAACAGTATTTACTGATACATTCAAAGTGGTTTAACTATGCTTTCTGGATTAATGCATTTTTGCCCCGCCTTCTGATGGCAGAACAATCCGGTTATTTAAAAAACACTAAGCTTATTGTCCCCGAAAACTGGAAAAATATACCTTACGTTTGGGATAGTTTGAAAGCATTTGATGTTGATTTTGAGGTTATTCCATCAGATCATCATATTTTTGTTGACCGTTTGATAATGCCGGAAACAAGACAGTGGACGGCTTCTTTTTATCCGCCCTTAATAAAAGATATATCTGCCCGCTTGATTCAGGAAGCACAAACTCGAATTAGAAACAAAACATTTCCAAAGAAAATTTATTTAACTAGGGCTAAAAGGAAAATACGTACTGTTGAAAATGAAGAAGAACTTATTTGTGGCTTGGGAAAATATGGCTTTGAGCCCGTTATATTTGAAGACTTATCCATATGGGAACAGATTGCCATGATGAATAATGCGGATTTTTTTATCTCGATACATGGGGCAGGATTTTCGAATATAATGTTTATGAAAAATAATGCGTCAGTAATAGAACTAATCAATAAAAAATATGCATCTTTGGAATACACTTTCCCCTTTTGGAAATTATCTGATGCTGTTATGCTAAAATATTATCCTTTTTTTTGTGAGCCAGTTTTGAATGAGAGTCAATTATTAAGTATTGGTTCTTCAACAAAACAAAACAATGATGAAAAAAAATTTTTAGTAAATTCTAATGTGAAGGTTGATATTGAAAAAATTTTAACTCTATTAAAAAACTTATTATAA
- a CDS encoding glycosyltransferase family 2 protein has product MNFLSFIIPIKNRADLFEQAISSLLTQSDSEWEAIVVDDQSESNEFERIQQICMADSRIKLIHREGTRGGAPVCRNLGVHYATSDYIVFLDSDDMVDKNFISKRKEIIERFFDNDAWIFPVQVFYNTPGDSKLLWNVFNENNDLDRFLNADPPWHTSSPVWKKNSFLNTGGFDEELLCWQDWEIHLRALILGIKYEKIKQKPDIFYRMHLGDAIRKKNTSYESLLSRFEAVQKCYHLIKTKQALSKKRKYYFAKLLMNILIFLLKIKPHEKAVIIDFIKKEKILPGFELKIWMFRINHNFKISNIIIDKIIYWKYSNHFLDTKTDYLNTEIKE; this is encoded by the coding sequence ATGAATTTTCTGTCTTTTATAATTCCCATAAAAAACCGTGCTGATTTATTTGAACAGGCCATCAGCTCGCTGCTCACGCAATCTGATTCAGAATGGGAAGCCATTGTGGTTGACGACCAGTCGGAAAGCAATGAGTTTGAAAGAATTCAGCAGATATGCATGGCGGATAGCCGCATAAAGCTCATACACAGGGAAGGTACCCGGGGCGGAGCGCCAGTATGCCGCAACCTCGGCGTGCATTATGCTACGTCTGATTATATTGTGTTCCTGGATTCGGACGATATGGTGGATAAAAATTTTATTTCCAAAAGAAAAGAAATAATAGAGCGTTTTTTTGATAATGACGCCTGGATATTTCCGGTTCAGGTGTTTTACAACACTCCCGGCGACAGCAAATTACTCTGGAATGTCTTTAATGAAAATAACGACCTGGATAGGTTTTTGAATGCTGACCCGCCATGGCACACTTCCTCGCCGGTATGGAAGAAAAATTCCTTCCTGAATACTGGCGGTTTTGATGAGGAATTGCTTTGCTGGCAGGATTGGGAAATTCACCTGAGGGCTTTGATTTTGGGGATTAAATATGAAAAAATTAAACAAAAGCCTGATATTTTTTACAGGATGCATTTAGGTGACGCCATCCGAAAAAAAAACACATCTTACGAGTCATTGCTTAGCCGGTTCGAGGCAGTACAAAAATGCTATCATCTGATAAAAACCAAACAGGCACTCAGCAAAAAAAGAAAATACTATTTTGCAAAATTGCTCATGAACATTTTAATATTTTTACTTAAAATAAAACCTCATGAGAAGGCTGTAATCATTGATTTCATTAAAAAAGAAAAAATCCTGCCGGGTTTTGAACTGAAAATATGGATGTTTAGAATTAATCATAACTTTAAAATCTCAAATATAATTATTGACAAAATCATTTATTGGAAATATAGCAATCATTTTTTAGACACCAAAACGGATTATCTGAATACGGAAATTAAAGAGTAA
- the asnB gene encoding asparagine synthase (glutamine-hydrolyzing): MCGIAGICFTDRPPTKEEINKMTDAIAHRGPDGSGRHIQENVAIGHRRLSIIDLQTGDQPMCNEDRSIWITFNGEIYNFKKLREELKRLGHVFRTNSDTECVIHGYEEWKEGLLSRLRGMFAFCIVDYNAHMMFLARDHFGIKPLVYRKEKDSFTFASEINALRQVETEKPHGSTEGLIGYLRFGYVPAPLTIYENIRKLPPAHYLKYDLKKNELTEKKYWAPEFMPQKLNSRDWVEYASSVIEDSVKYHLISDVPVGIFLSGGIDSTLIALKAAKIAGNEIEAFTIGFSESAFNELTYAQEAAKKIGIKLNYDIVEKTDIEIVPHLITGHYGEPMADSSILPTWYVSKIAREKLKVVLTGDGGDELFAGYPKYLRYVNENVRNVIGRKIIMNQFSTIPRYLFGTLKKYLKNSGVVNDVGFWTDIAAKYDENIKDIMPEKYHPGINKKIPVFQNAHFYYKHCDKMSYVQAMDILSAFHGNILSKVDISTMANSLESRPPLIDIEVARVAFSLPYQMKVNKINHIPEGKYVLKKILTERFPDDFVYRKKQGFVMPKDQWLENERINRLYKNYIFDHKAGMSRFFEMDKLEKLFSRPENHADKDIIWHLFVLAAWLSKNSDIEFG; the protein is encoded by the coding sequence ATGTGCGGAATAGCCGGAATATGTTTCACCGACAGGCCCCCTACTAAAGAGGAAATAAATAAGATGACTGATGCCATTGCTCACAGAGGTCCCGATGGCTCAGGAAGACATATTCAGGAAAATGTGGCTATCGGGCACAGACGATTGTCAATCATTGACCTGCAGACCGGTGACCAGCCCATGTGTAATGAAGACAGATCAATATGGATAACTTTTAACGGTGAAATTTATAATTTTAAAAAATTAAGGGAAGAACTGAAGAGATTAGGACATGTTTTTAGAACAAATTCCGATACAGAATGTGTTATTCATGGATATGAGGAATGGAAGGAAGGTTTATTAAGCCGTTTAAGAGGAATGTTTGCTTTTTGTATTGTGGATTATAATGCACATATGATGTTTCTGGCCCGTGACCATTTCGGGATAAAGCCGCTGGTTTACAGAAAAGAAAAAGATTCTTTTACTTTTGCTTCTGAAATTAATGCTTTGCGACAGGTTGAAACGGAAAAACCGCATGGAAGTACCGAAGGGCTGATAGGCTATTTAAGGTTTGGATATGTCCCAGCACCCCTGACTATTTATGAAAACATCCGGAAACTTCCCCCCGCGCATTATCTGAAATACGACCTGAAGAAAAATGAGCTGACAGAGAAAAAATACTGGGCTCCTGAATTTATGCCGCAAAAGTTAAACAGCAGGGACTGGGTTGAATATGCAAGCTCGGTTATTGAAGACTCAGTAAAATATCATTTGATTTCCGATGTACCTGTCGGAATTTTTTTATCTGGTGGAATTGATTCTACGCTGATTGCCCTGAAAGCAGCAAAAATTGCTGGCAATGAAATTGAAGCATTCACCATAGGGTTCAGTGAATCAGCTTTTAATGAACTGACGTATGCACAGGAGGCAGCAAAAAAAATCGGGATAAAACTGAATTATGATATCGTTGAAAAAACAGATATTGAAATTGTTCCTCATTTGATAACCGGACATTATGGCGAACCTATGGCCGACAGCTCTATTTTACCTACATGGTATGTGTCAAAAATCGCAAGAGAAAAATTAAAAGTTGTGCTCACAGGTGATGGAGGCGATGAGTTGTTTGCGGGGTATCCGAAATATCTCAGGTATGTCAATGAAAATGTTCGTAATGTGATCGGGAGAAAGATTATAATGAATCAATTTTCAACCATCCCAAGATATTTGTTCGGTACACTGAAAAAATACCTGAAAAACAGCGGCGTAGTGAATGATGTTGGTTTCTGGACTGATATTGCAGCCAAATATGATGAGAACATTAAGGATATCATGCCGGAAAAGTATCATCCGGGAATTAATAAAAAAATACCGGTGTTTCAAAATGCCCACTTCTATTATAAACACTGTGACAAAATGTCTTATGTTCAGGCAATGGATATATTATCGGCCTTTCATGGAAACATTCTTTCAAAAGTTGATATATCCACCATGGCCAACAGTCTTGAATCGCGCCCGCCATTAATTGATATTGAAGTTGCCCGGGTGGCTTTTTCATTACCCTATCAGATGAAAGTCAATAAAATTAACCATATACCCGAAGGTAAATATGTATTGAAAAAAATATTGACGGAACGTTTTCCCGATGATTTTGTATACAGAAAAAAACAGGGATTTGTCATGCCTAAAGACCAATGGTTAGAAAATGAGCGTATAAACAGGTTGTATAAAAATTATATTTTTGACCATAAAGCGGGTATGTCGAGGTTTTTTGAAATGGATAAGCTGGAAAAACTGTTTTCAAGGCCTGAGAATCATGCCGATAAGGATATAATCTGGCATTTATTTGTGCTGGCTGCCTGGTTAAGTAAAAACTCAGACATCGAATTTGGATAA